A portion of the Leifsonia sp. EB41 genome contains these proteins:
- a CDS encoding alkaline phosphatase family protein, translating into MPRNTPRRQKSGRRRFSSLTPRQRVLAVTAATCALVVLGGGIATASTLAFGNQQVGVNYAGGEQISSDQLLQPAGTRLMTPFGKLMGSTVSPDGRFLVGTSADRSVDLQVFDLNGYKPVAAAGTLSATSFATAASNAGYGSMKYLKISDGTVGQEGPVFSPDGKFLFAPVATGIVRYPFNADGSLGAGTAIPIPNSAAGQEALTAGMTFSPDGSTLYAAVNGQNTVVAIDPAAATIKQTVAVGIAPRQLTFVGSKLYVSNEGGRYALPGETTMGSYGTQVPADTTLGTSTTGTVSVIDTANPSAAVGSIPVQLHPTAMHLSGTTLYVANTNSDTVSVIDTRSGAVVQTIATQPWASSKTGYQPTAVTLQGDHLLVSLGNANAIAVYKVDPADPRDPASLIGLLPTDYYPENVAAVNGSIVVTNTRGIDARGPGITVNKGAGVPVVTGHGTHSTTASLTKFALPSDQAIRKATAQVFAQNGWTENSLKQAQGDQSDNASVAIPKRLGDPSAIKHVFLVVKENRGYDQLYGDMKQGNGDPSLTQFGQTVTPNQHALASQFGLYDNTYDIGTNSAEGHNWLMQGDNTAYTQTSAGEYTRSYDTEEDVLGHQRSGFLWNSVQSAGKSAKNFGEFEYGEGKPAGATWQQYYCAATSVMGGGSAAQLFDPSIKWNAGSVIPSLNAISDPNAAPFDLAVPDIYRYETWKQDFEKNGPSNFNMVWLSSDHTGGTADPKAMVADNDLALGKIVDEISHSPYWKDSAIFVAEDDSQDSADHVDGHRAPIQVISPYAAHGKTVSTYYSQISMVRTIEQILGAQPLNQKIAAATPMVDAFTNKPDLTPYTAVPNQIPLTEGVATKPACGFDTLGQTGAAAAAVNAQAEKDTAVPASEKSVAAEWQKWAGKQHFTGTAGHPAIPDYDNPLLMNRYTWYQTKHWTSPYPGDAKIYGPDDVPGIAPGSINHDDQ; encoded by the coding sequence ATGCCTCGCAACACCCCCCGGCGCCAGAAATCCGGCAGGCGCCGTTTCTCCTCCCTCACGCCCCGGCAGCGCGTCCTCGCGGTCACCGCGGCGACCTGCGCGCTCGTCGTCCTCGGCGGCGGCATCGCCACCGCCTCCACCCTCGCCTTCGGAAACCAGCAGGTCGGCGTGAACTACGCCGGCGGCGAGCAGATCTCGTCCGACCAGCTGCTCCAGCCGGCCGGGACGCGCCTGATGACGCCGTTCGGCAAGCTCATGGGGTCGACCGTCAGCCCCGACGGCCGCTTCCTCGTTGGCACCAGCGCCGACCGCTCCGTCGACCTCCAGGTCTTCGACCTCAACGGTTACAAGCCGGTCGCGGCGGCGGGCACGCTCTCGGCGACCTCGTTCGCGACCGCGGCGTCCAACGCCGGCTACGGCTCGATGAAATACCTCAAGATCTCGGACGGCACCGTCGGCCAGGAGGGCCCGGTTTTCTCGCCGGACGGGAAGTTCCTGTTCGCTCCGGTCGCGACGGGCATCGTGCGGTACCCGTTCAACGCAGACGGTTCGCTCGGCGCCGGCACCGCGATCCCCATCCCGAACTCCGCCGCGGGCCAGGAGGCGCTGACCGCCGGGATGACCTTCTCCCCGGACGGCTCGACCCTGTACGCCGCGGTCAACGGCCAGAACACGGTCGTCGCGATCGACCCGGCCGCCGCCACGATCAAGCAGACCGTCGCCGTCGGTATCGCGCCGCGCCAGCTGACGTTCGTCGGGAGCAAGCTCTACGTCTCCAACGAGGGCGGCCGCTACGCCCTCCCCGGCGAGACCACGATGGGCTCGTACGGCACGCAGGTCCCCGCCGACACCACGCTCGGCACGTCGACGACCGGCACGGTCAGCGTCATCGACACGGCGAACCCGTCGGCCGCGGTCGGCTCCATCCCGGTCCAGCTCCACCCGACCGCGATGCACCTCAGCGGCACGACGCTGTACGTCGCCAACACGAACAGCGACACCGTCTCGGTGATCGACACGCGCTCCGGCGCCGTCGTCCAGACGATCGCGACCCAGCCGTGGGCGTCGTCCAAGACGGGGTACCAGCCGACCGCGGTCACCCTGCAGGGCGACCACCTGCTGGTGTCCCTCGGCAACGCCAACGCGATCGCCGTCTACAAGGTCGACCCCGCCGACCCGCGCGACCCCGCGAGCCTCATCGGCCTCCTGCCGACCGACTACTACCCCGAGAACGTCGCAGCCGTGAACGGCTCGATCGTCGTCACGAACACGCGCGGGATCGACGCGCGCGGACCGGGGATCACGGTCAACAAGGGAGCGGGCGTCCCGGTGGTGACCGGGCACGGCACGCACTCGACCACGGCGTCGCTCACCAAGTTCGCGCTGCCGAGCGACCAGGCGATCCGCAAGGCGACCGCTCAGGTGTTCGCGCAGAACGGCTGGACCGAGAACTCCCTCAAGCAGGCCCAGGGCGACCAGAGCGATAACGCGTCGGTGGCCATCCCGAAGCGGCTGGGAGACCCGTCGGCGATCAAGCACGTGTTCCTCGTCGTCAAGGAGAACCGCGGCTACGACCAGCTCTACGGCGACATGAAGCAGGGCAACGGCGACCCGTCGCTGACCCAGTTCGGCCAGACGGTAACGCCGAACCAGCACGCCCTCGCCTCCCAGTTCGGCCTGTACGACAACACGTACGACATCGGGACGAACTCGGCCGAGGGCCACAACTGGCTGATGCAGGGCGACAACACCGCCTACACGCAGACCAGTGCCGGAGAGTACACCCGCTCCTATGACACCGAGGAGGATGTGCTGGGCCACCAGCGCAGCGGCTTCCTCTGGAACTCGGTGCAGTCCGCCGGGAAGAGCGCGAAGAACTTCGGCGAGTTCGAGTACGGCGAGGGCAAGCCGGCCGGCGCGACCTGGCAGCAGTACTACTGCGCCGCCACGAGCGTCATGGGCGGCGGTTCGGCCGCGCAGCTCTTCGACCCGTCCATCAAGTGGAACGCCGGCTCGGTCATCCCGTCGCTGAACGCGATCTCCGACCCGAACGCGGCGCCGTTCGACCTCGCGGTGCCCGACATCTACCGGTACGAGACCTGGAAGCAGGACTTCGAGAAGAACGGGCCGTCCAACTTCAACATGGTCTGGCTCTCCAGCGACCACACCGGAGGCACCGCCGACCCGAAGGCGATGGTCGCCGACAACGACCTCGCCCTCGGCAAGATCGTCGACGAGATCTCGCACTCGCCGTACTGGAAGGACTCGGCCATCTTCGTGGCGGAGGACGACAGCCAGGACTCGGCCGACCACGTCGACGGACACCGCGCGCCCATCCAGGTCATCAGCCCGTACGCCGCGCACGGCAAGACGGTGAGCACCTACTACTCGCAGATCAGCATGGTCCGCACGATCGAGCAGATCCTCGGCGCCCAGCCGCTGAACCAGAAGATCGCCGCGGCAACCCCGATGGTCGACGCGTTCACGAACAAGCCGGACCTGACGCCGTACACCGCGGTCCCCAACCAGATCCCGCTGACGGAAGGCGTGGCGACCAAGCCCGCGTGCGGCTTCGACACCCTCGGCCAGACCGGAGCCGCGGCCGCCGCGGTGAATGCCCAGGCCGAGAAGGACACCGCCGTGCCCGCGTCCGAGAAGTCGGTCGCGGCCGAGTGGCAGAAATGGGCAGGCAAGCAGCACTTCACCGGAACGGCAGGCCATCCGGCCATCCCGGACTACGACAACCCGCTGCTGATGAACCGCTACACCTGGTACCAGACCAAGCACTGGACGTCGCCCTACCCGGGTGACGCGAAGATCTACGGTCCGGACGACGTGCCGGGGATCGCCCCGGGATCGATCAACCACGACGACCAGTAG
- a CDS encoding YbhB/YbcL family Raf kinase inhibitor-like protein, protein MPNPIGRALRDRRAGHDKVVWLRDGLQAPESFVLTSPAFADGAPIPAQYRGRLFGQDLSPALEWTAPPVAAEELVLIVEDPDAPRAEPALHTIARGIDPTLGGLPEGGLARKAAAPGIAYGRGSLGSRGWHGPMPVPSHGPHAYVFQLFAVDRRLDLPASFGLDDVVRAMSGHVIARARLDGTYENP, encoded by the coding sequence ATGCCGAACCCCATCGGACGGGCGCTGCGCGATCGGCGTGCCGGCCACGACAAGGTCGTCTGGCTGCGGGACGGGTTGCAGGCTCCCGAGTCGTTCGTGCTGACCAGCCCGGCTTTCGCCGACGGGGCGCCCATCCCCGCGCAGTACCGCGGACGGCTGTTCGGGCAGGACCTGTCCCCGGCGCTCGAGTGGACGGCGCCGCCCGTCGCCGCCGAGGAGCTGGTGCTCATCGTGGAGGACCCGGACGCTCCGCGCGCCGAGCCCGCCCTCCACACCATCGCGCGCGGCATCGACCCGACGCTCGGCGGGCTGCCGGAGGGCGGCCTCGCGCGGAAGGCCGCAGCGCCCGGCATCGCCTACGGCCGGGGGTCGCTCGGCTCCCGCGGCTGGCACGGGCCGATGCCGGTGCCGTCGCATGGGCCCCACGCCTACGTCTTCCAGCTCTTCGCGGTGGATCGCCGGCTGGACCTCCCGGCCTCGTTCGGCCTGGACGACGTCGTGCGCGCGATGAGCGGTCACGTCATCGCCCGCGCCCGGCTCGACGGCACGTACGAGAACCCGTAA
- a CDS encoding glycosyltransferase family 4 protein, translating into MSEVYFVVPDTIDDPQRVSGGNRYDQRVRDGLRAEGWTVHMLLVTGRGTGWTARALTALPEGALALVDGLLVSREPEAIVAHRSRLRIVVLAHMVAAPTASGDGTLDDDDLAALRSVRRIVATSAWTRSELLEQDAADPHRIVISHPGVDPAPATAASAGGGRLLCVAAVAPHKGQDLLLRALAGFADRDDWTCTLVGSLTVDPDFVAALTAVIDAAGLAGRIRFAGVLDSRALSEAYGEADLVVLPSRSESYGMAVAEAIAHGVPVLATGVGGIPEAIARQDAAMIVPPDDAWALRVVLQQWWASAARRDTLKAAALEAREPGRRWEDTIAVVASALREAAVEGLRPEAVPS; encoded by the coding sequence ATGAGCGAGGTGTACTTCGTGGTGCCGGACACCATCGACGACCCGCAGCGGGTGAGCGGCGGGAACCGCTACGACCAGCGCGTCCGTGACGGCCTCCGGGCCGAGGGCTGGACGGTGCACATGCTCCTGGTCACCGGCCGCGGCACGGGCTGGACGGCTCGCGCCCTGACCGCGCTGCCCGAGGGGGCGCTCGCGCTGGTCGACGGACTGCTGGTGTCCCGGGAGCCGGAGGCGATCGTCGCGCACCGGTCGCGGCTGCGGATCGTGGTGCTGGCGCACATGGTCGCGGCGCCGACGGCCTCGGGCGACGGGACGCTCGACGACGACGACCTGGCCGCCCTGCGCTCCGTCCGCCGCATCGTGGCGACGAGCGCGTGGACCCGCTCCGAGCTCCTCGAACAGGACGCCGCCGACCCGCACCGGATCGTGATCTCCCACCCGGGCGTCGACCCCGCACCCGCGACGGCGGCCTCCGCGGGTGGCGGCCGCCTGCTGTGTGTCGCCGCAGTCGCGCCGCACAAGGGCCAGGACCTCCTGCTGCGCGCCCTCGCCGGCTTCGCCGACCGCGACGACTGGACCTGCACGCTGGTCGGCTCGCTGACGGTCGACCCGGACTTCGTCGCGGCGCTGACCGCCGTGATCGATGCCGCCGGCCTCGCCGGGCGGATCCGGTTCGCGGGCGTCCTGGACTCGCGCGCCCTCTCGGAGGCGTACGGGGAGGCCGACCTCGTCGTGCTGCCGTCGCGCAGCGAGAGCTACGGGATGGCCGTCGCCGAGGCGATCGCGCACGGCGTCCCGGTGCTCGCGACCGGCGTCGGCGGCATCCCCGAGGCGATCGCGCGCCAGGACGCCGCGATGATCGTGCCGCCGGACGACGCCTGGGCGCTGCGCGTCGTGCTGCAGCAGTGGTGGGCGAGCGCGGCGCGGCGGGACACTCTGAAGGCGGCGGCGTTGGAGGCCAGGGAGCCCGGCCGGCGCTGGGAGGACACGATCGCGGTGGTCGCCTCCGCACTGCGTGAGGCCGCCGTGGAGGGTCTGCGCCCGGAGGCGGTGCCCTCATGA
- a CDS encoding RibD family protein: MTERPYVTVSCAISLDGYLDTARPPKLALSNAADFDRVDEVRARHDVILVGARTVRRDNPRLLVRSAERQDRREASGKCRTPWKATVTSTGDLDPHANFFTLGETMKLVYCPRAQHSRITDRLGEAATVVPLGDDVRMTDLLADLGERGVRRLMVEGGGTTLTQFLADGLADELHLAVAPFFVGDRDAPRFVGEGAYPWTSDSRAALVEARPIGDVVLLRYALSDRFGGFP; this comes from the coding sequence ATGACCGAGCGACCGTATGTGACCGTGAGCTGCGCCATCTCCCTCGACGGCTACCTCGACACCGCGCGACCGCCGAAGCTCGCGCTCTCCAACGCGGCCGACTTCGACCGGGTGGATGAGGTCCGCGCGCGACACGACGTCATCCTCGTCGGCGCCCGCACGGTGCGCCGCGACAACCCGCGGCTGCTCGTCCGCAGCGCCGAGCGCCAGGACCGGCGGGAGGCCTCCGGCAAGTGCCGCACACCGTGGAAGGCGACCGTGACCTCCACGGGCGACCTCGACCCGCACGCGAACTTCTTCACCCTCGGCGAGACCATGAAGCTCGTCTACTGCCCGCGCGCGCAGCACAGCCGGATCACCGACCGCCTCGGCGAGGCCGCCACCGTCGTGCCGCTCGGCGACGACGTGCGGATGACCGACCTGCTCGCCGACCTCGGCGAGCGCGGCGTGCGGCGCCTGATGGTGGAGGGCGGCGGGACGACGCTGACCCAGTTCCTCGCGGACGGGCTGGCCGACGAGCTGCACCTCGCGGTGGCGCCGTTCTTCGTCGGCGACAGGGACGCGCCGCGCTTCGTCGGCGAGGGCGCGTACCCGTGGACGAGCGACAGCCGCGCCGCGCTCGTGGAGGCCCGTCCGATCGGGGACGTCGTGCTGCTCCGCTACGCGCTGTCCGACCGGTTCGGAGGCTTCCCGTGA
- a CDS encoding 6-pyruvoyl tetrahydropterin synthase family protein encodes MPFTVTVRDHLMVAHSFTGATFGPAQRLHGATFVVDATFGADELDEDGIVVDIGRATAALAEITGSLTYRNLDDEPAFTGMNTTTEVLCRVIADRLADAAAAGSLGRATGLTSIAVTLHESHIAWASYSRPL; translated from the coding sequence ATGCCGTTCACGGTCACGGTCCGCGACCACCTCATGGTCGCCCACAGCTTCACCGGCGCGACCTTCGGTCCCGCGCAGCGACTGCACGGCGCGACCTTCGTCGTGGACGCGACCTTCGGCGCGGACGAGCTCGACGAGGACGGCATCGTGGTCGACATCGGCCGGGCGACGGCCGCGCTCGCGGAGATCACCGGCTCGCTCACCTACCGCAACCTGGACGACGAACCCGCCTTCACCGGGATGAACACCACGACGGAGGTGCTCTGCCGGGTGATCGCCGACCGGCTCGCGGACGCCGCGGCCGCCGGGTCCCTCGGCCGCGCGACCGGCCTGACGTCGATCGCCGTCACCCTCCACGAGTCCCACATCGCGTGGGCGAGCTACTCGAGGCCGCTATGA
- a CDS encoding zinc-binding alcohol dehydrogenase translates to MREATAFWIVEPGVGALRSEPLREPRDGEVLVRTLRTGVSRGTEATVFAGRVPPSQRDRMRAPFQEGDFPGPVKYGYLNVGVVEQGPPELVGRTVFSLFPHQSAFVVPPAAVFPLPEGVPAERAVLAGAVETAVNVLWDAAPLIGDRIAVIGAGMIGCCVARLAHGIPGVEVTLIDVDPSRREVAERLGVDFAEPSAIPSDPHDRDLVIHTSGSEAGLRLALETVVADGEVIEASWFGDRPVTLMLGEDFHSRRLTLRSSQVGSVSPRRDRRSHADRLALALDLLRDPAFDALLTGSSSWRELPEVLARLAADPGSELCHSIDWRDA, encoded by the coding sequence ATGCGAGAAGCCACCGCCTTCTGGATCGTGGAGCCCGGCGTCGGCGCCCTGCGGTCCGAGCCGCTGCGGGAGCCCCGCGACGGGGAGGTGCTCGTCCGCACGCTGCGCACGGGGGTGAGCCGCGGCACCGAGGCGACCGTGTTCGCCGGCCGGGTGCCGCCGAGCCAGCGCGACCGGATGCGGGCGCCGTTCCAGGAGGGCGACTTCCCCGGTCCGGTCAAGTACGGCTACCTCAACGTGGGCGTGGTCGAGCAGGGGCCTCCCGAGCTGGTCGGGCGCACCGTGTTCTCGCTGTTCCCGCACCAGTCGGCGTTCGTCGTCCCGCCCGCCGCGGTGTTCCCGCTGCCGGAGGGCGTACCGGCCGAGCGAGCCGTGCTCGCGGGAGCGGTGGAGACCGCGGTCAACGTGCTGTGGGATGCCGCGCCGCTGATCGGCGACCGGATCGCGGTGATCGGCGCCGGGATGATCGGCTGCTGCGTCGCCCGGCTTGCACACGGCATCCCGGGCGTGGAGGTCACGCTGATCGACGTCGACCCGTCGCGGCGGGAGGTCGCCGAGCGGCTGGGCGTGGACTTCGCCGAGCCGTCGGCCATCCCGTCCGACCCGCACGACCGCGACCTCGTCATCCACACCAGCGGATCGGAGGCCGGCCTGCGCCTCGCGCTCGAGACCGTCGTGGCCGACGGCGAGGTGATCGAGGCGAGCTGGTTCGGCGACCGGCCGGTGACGCTGATGCTCGGGGAGGACTTCCACTCCCGCCGGCTCACCCTCCGGTCGAGCCAGGTCGGAAGCGTGTCGCCCCGCCGCGACCGGCGCAGCCACGCCGACCGGCTGGCGCTCGCCCTCGATCTGCTGCGGGACCCGGCGTTCGACGCCCTCCTGACCGGGTCGTCGTCGTGGCGGGAGCTGCCGGAGGTCCTCGCACGGCTGGCGGCCGACCCCGGCTCCGAGCTCTGCCACAGCATCGATTGGAGGGATGCCTGA
- a CDS encoding SAM-dependent methyltransferase: MTGMLEVSADWLALREAEDGRARSRRLARLAAALVGADVPSRARPVTVHDLGSGTGSMMRWLAPQLPGPQSWVLHDWNADLTAHATEARPPLDRTGRPIAVASRVTPLDRLSPADLDGADLVTASALLDVVTAREAHAIVDACLAAGAPAFLPLSVTGDVELRPWDPRDIRVARAFNEHQRREVDGRRLLGRFGAPIVRGLFTRAGWHVRTALTTWRLDRRDPVLLGEWFDGWADAAVEQAEVDRDRTLLDQAAGYRELRREQQRRGGLSAVVYHLDVLAWPR; this comes from the coding sequence ATGACCGGAATGCTGGAGGTCAGCGCCGACTGGCTCGCGCTGCGTGAGGCGGAGGACGGGCGTGCGCGGTCGCGACGGCTCGCGCGCCTGGCGGCGGCACTCGTCGGCGCCGACGTCCCCTCGCGCGCCCGACCGGTCACCGTGCACGACCTCGGCAGCGGCACCGGCTCGATGATGCGCTGGCTCGCGCCGCAGCTCCCCGGGCCGCAGAGCTGGGTCCTTCACGACTGGAACGCCGACCTCACCGCCCACGCGACCGAGGCGCGGCCTCCACTCGACCGCACCGGGCGGCCGATCGCGGTCGCCTCCCGGGTCACCCCGCTCGACCGGCTCTCGCCGGCCGACCTCGACGGCGCCGACCTTGTGACGGCCTCCGCCCTCCTCGATGTCGTGACCGCGCGGGAGGCGCACGCGATCGTGGACGCGTGCCTGGCCGCCGGCGCTCCCGCGTTCCTGCCGCTCAGCGTGACCGGGGACGTGGAGCTGCGGCCCTGGGACCCGCGCGACATCCGCGTCGCCCGCGCCTTCAACGAGCACCAGCGACGGGAGGTCGACGGCCGCCGCCTGCTCGGGAGATTCGGCGCGCCGATCGTGCGCGGGCTCTTCACCCGCGCGGGCTGGCACGTCCGCACGGCGCTCACGACGTGGCGGCTCGACCGTCGCGACCCGGTGCTGCTGGGCGAGTGGTTCGACGGCTGGGCGGACGCGGCCGTGGAGCAGGCGGAAGTCGACCGCGACCGCACGCTGCTCGACCAGGCCGCCGGCTACCGGGAGCTGCGCCGCGAGCAGCAGCGACGCGGCGGGCTGTCCGCCGTCGTGTACCACCTCGACGTCCTGGCGTGGCCGCGATGA
- a CDS encoding ATP-binding protein: MALIDRNVFTFADSIAGAFPALVIQGARQVGKSTLAGQLARGRDAQILTLDDEQTRAAAVEDPTGFVEQNPDGMLVIDEIQRHPELTLAVKASIDRNRRPGRFILTGSSDLLRSRRATDSLAGRAISVSLRSFSQGELHGRREDFVRAALGSALKATVKSELTRNDYARMIASGGYPDAHDRTARLRSIWFDGYVDRLVRRDARELINITDPHRLKSLLRLIAANQSGELVKARFAQDAAIPPTSITAYLDTLEMLFLVDLLQPWSPNLTSRETGRAKATISDSGLASRLSRVTEGQLTPVDGSAHHIGALMEGFVVGELLKQQTWSDEEFELFHYRTKSGVEVDIVIELADGSVLAIEVKSGSTFKTDHFRGLRYLRDRLGDRFIAGIVLNTGRTGYRYSDRLWGLPVASLWELPV, encoded by the coding sequence ATGGCGCTGATCGACCGGAACGTCTTCACCTTCGCTGACTCCATTGCCGGAGCCTTCCCGGCGCTCGTCATCCAGGGTGCGCGTCAGGTAGGTAAGAGCACTCTTGCCGGCCAGCTCGCTCGCGGCAGGGATGCGCAGATCCTCACGCTCGATGACGAGCAGACCCGGGCTGCAGCGGTCGAAGACCCGACCGGTTTCGTCGAACAGAATCCTGACGGCATGCTCGTGATCGACGAGATCCAGCGGCACCCCGAGCTCACACTCGCGGTCAAAGCTTCGATCGACCGTAATCGGCGCCCTGGTCGATTCATCTTGACCGGTTCTAGCGACCTTCTCCGCTCACGACGCGCGACAGACAGTCTCGCGGGGCGCGCGATATCCGTCTCGCTGCGATCGTTCTCGCAAGGGGAACTCCACGGAAGGAGGGAGGATTTCGTCCGGGCCGCTCTCGGTAGCGCACTCAAGGCGACTGTGAAATCGGAGCTGACTCGCAACGATTATGCGCGGATGATCGCCTCTGGCGGTTATCCGGATGCGCACGACCGGACCGCCCGGCTTCGTAGCATCTGGTTCGACGGTTACGTCGATCGCCTCGTCCGTCGCGATGCTCGCGAGCTCATCAACATCACCGACCCCCACCGGTTGAAGAGCCTGCTCCGCCTTATCGCGGCGAACCAGTCCGGCGAGCTGGTCAAAGCACGATTCGCTCAGGACGCCGCTATCCCTCCGACCTCGATCACGGCCTATCTCGACACGTTGGAGATGCTGTTCCTCGTGGATCTCCTCCAGCCCTGGTCGCCTAACCTCACCTCTCGCGAGACGGGGCGAGCGAAGGCGACGATCTCGGACTCCGGTCTCGCCTCCCGGCTGTCACGCGTGACCGAGGGCCAACTCACGCCGGTCGATGGGAGTGCACACCACATCGGCGCCCTCATGGAGGGGTTCGTCGTCGGTGAGCTCTTGAAGCAGCAGACCTGGTCCGACGAAGAGTTCGAGCTCTTCCACTACCGGACGAAGAGCGGGGTCGAAGTCGACATTGTGATCGAGTTGGCCGACGGCAGCGTGCTGGCGATCGAGGTCAAGTCTGGGAGCACCTTCAAGACCGATCATTTCCGAGGGTTGCGCTATCTGCGCGACAGGCTCGGAGATCGATTCATCGCGGGGATTGTTCTCAACACGGGTCGGACGGGGTACCGCTATTCCGACCGGCTGTGGGGTCTTCCGGTCGCTTCGTTGTGGGAGCTTCCGGTCTGA
- a CDS encoding CDP-alcohol phosphatidyltransferase family protein, whose protein sequence is MKRVQLAAVGWAGAGVALVLLIGLLTVEWWMTPLPASGWAAAAAYLLVSNVLLVRGLQRRRTERFGPANIVTSMRSTLVGLVTGLVVASFSAAVPVPLLVGLVIPALALDAVDGWVARRTASTSELGARFDMEVDAFLLLVLSVYVAPVLGLWVLAIGVLRYAFVVAGWLLPWMRATLPYRYWRKVVTAYAGVALAVACTGVLPAVSAVLVAGALLLLGESFGRDVLWLVRERMREGRTVPLER, encoded by the coding sequence GTGAAAAGGGTTCAACTCGCAGCGGTCGGCTGGGCCGGCGCCGGCGTCGCGCTCGTCCTCCTCATCGGGCTGCTCACGGTCGAGTGGTGGATGACGCCGCTGCCCGCCTCGGGCTGGGCGGCGGCCGCGGCGTACCTCCTGGTCTCGAACGTGCTGCTGGTCCGCGGCCTCCAGCGCCGCCGCACGGAACGCTTCGGCCCCGCCAACATCGTCACCTCGATGCGCTCGACGCTGGTCGGGCTGGTCACGGGACTGGTGGTGGCGTCGTTCAGCGCGGCGGTGCCCGTCCCGCTGCTGGTCGGCCTGGTCATCCCGGCCCTCGCGCTCGACGCGGTCGACGGCTGGGTGGCGCGGCGCACCGCCAGCACGAGCGAGCTGGGCGCTCGGTTCGACATGGAGGTGGACGCGTTCCTGCTCCTGGTGCTCAGTGTCTACGTGGCGCCGGTGCTCGGGCTCTGGGTGCTCGCGATCGGGGTGCTGCGGTACGCGTTCGTGGTGGCGGGGTGGCTGTTGCCGTGGATGCGGGCGACGCTGCCGTACCGCTACTGGCGGAAGGTGGTGACGGCGTACGCGGGGGTGGCGCTCGCGGTGGCGTGCACGGGGGTGCTGCCCGCGGTCTCCGCGGTGCTGGTCGCGGGAGCGCTGCTGCTGCTCGGGGAGTCGTTCGGGCGGGACGTGCTGTGGTTGGTGCGGGAGCGGATGCGGGAGGGCCGCACTGTGCCGTTGGAGAGGTGA
- a CDS encoding lysylphosphatidylglycerol synthase transmembrane domain-containing protein has protein sequence MTVRLNPAVEEATPTATSPGLRRVLSRPWLRITLRVLVPVAILVAIVARVGAGPFLHGLLSLDVPTVIAAFALTAIATVAAAWRWRLIAGRLGVGIRWSTAIGAYYRSQFVNTVLPGGVVGDVQRAVDHGRTADRMGAAARAVALERLVGQAVQLVLAVVVLGIVGMEFEGVLLPVLGVALTAVIVGGAVTASASRRVRRALAHEWREVREGLGSVSVCVKAVVASVVVCACHLGTFAIAAVAVGADVPPLRLLALGMVVLIAASIPFNLGGWGPREGAAGWAFAMAGFGAAAGVSAATLYGVLAFVCFAPAALIVQSAAVLQRRRMRA, from the coding sequence ATGACCGTCCGGCTGAACCCAGCGGTGGAGGAGGCGACGCCGACGGCGACGTCGCCGGGACTCCGCCGCGTCCTCAGCCGTCCCTGGCTCCGGATCACCCTCCGCGTGCTCGTCCCCGTCGCCATCCTGGTCGCGATCGTCGCCCGCGTCGGCGCCGGCCCCTTCCTGCACGGCCTCCTCAGCCTCGACGTGCCGACGGTGATCGCCGCGTTCGCCCTGACCGCGATCGCCACGGTCGCGGCCGCGTGGCGCTGGCGCCTGATCGCCGGACGGCTCGGCGTCGGGATCCGCTGGTCCACGGCGATCGGCGCGTACTACCGCTCGCAGTTCGTGAACACGGTGCTGCCCGGTGGTGTGGTCGGCGACGTCCAGCGCGCGGTTGATCACGGCCGGACCGCCGACCGGATGGGCGCCGCGGCACGGGCCGTCGCGCTGGAGCGACTGGTCGGCCAGGCGGTGCAGCTCGTGCTCGCCGTCGTCGTCCTCGGCATCGTCGGGATGGAGTTCGAGGGAGTCCTGCTGCCGGTGCTCGGCGTCGCCCTCACAGCAGTGATCGTCGGCGGAGCGGTCACGGCGTCGGCAAGCAGGCGCGTCCGGCGGGCGCTGGCGCACGAGTGGCGGGAGGTCAGGGAGGGCCTCGGCTCGGTGTCGGTCTGCGTCAAGGCGGTCGTCGCGTCCGTGGTCGTCTGCGCGTGTCACCTCGGCACCTTCGCGATCGCGGCCGTCGCCGTCGGCGCTGACGTGCCGCCGCTGCGCCTGCTCGCGCTCGGGATGGTGGTGCTGATCGCGGCCTCCATCCCGTTCAACCTCGGCGGCTGGGGTCCGCGGGAGGGCGCGGCCGGGTGGGCGTTCGCGATGGCGGGCTTCGGCGCCGCGGCCGGCGTCTCGGCTGCCACGCTGTACGGCGTGCTGGCGTTCGTGTGCTTCGCCCCGGCTGCGCTGATCGTGCAGTCCGCGGCCGTGCTGCAGCGGAGGAGGATGCGGGCATGA